One genomic window of Choloepus didactylus isolate mChoDid1 chromosome 27, mChoDid1.pri, whole genome shotgun sequence includes the following:
- the LOC119520964 gene encoding zinc finger protein 501-like translates to MTFEDVAVYFSREEWGLLDEAQRWLYHDVMLEIFAPTSSLGCWQGGEGEEMSSEHHVSVEVSQANTPKTHLPTQKLYPCEMCDPILKDSLPLSEHLGANPGQKLYTCEACGKHHQQQKQQHGEEPFRMDRASFVKSCRLHMSKKPFPCWKFVKDFPESSGLLQHQVTHSKEKPQKDTEYVEAFHSGQRHYKCSECGKAFNCKYRLVLHLRVHTGERPYECSECGKAFSYKHILVQHQRVHTGERPYECSECGKFFSQSSSLVEHQRIHTGAKPYECSECGKFFTSNSNLIKHQRVHTGTRPYECSECGKFFNQSPSLIKHQRVHTGERPYECSECGKLFLQSSSLIKHKRVHTGARPYKCLGCGKLFSQSFGLTQHQRIHTRERPYGCNEYGDSIQNTQLIQHQELHTKDLMYVVHVGKSLVSSLI, encoded by the exons ATGACCTTTGAGGATGTGGCTGTGTATTTTTCCCGGGAGGAGTGGGGTCTCCTTGATGAGGCTCAGAGATGGCTGTACCATGATGTGATGCTGGAAATCTTTGCACCTACATCCTCACTGG GTTGTTGGCAAGGAGGAGAAGGTGAGGAGATGTCTTCTGAGCACCATGTTTCAGTTGAAGTGTCACAGGCAAATACTCCAAAAACCCATCTTCCCACCCAGAAGCTATATCCCTGTGAGATGTGTGACCCAATCTTGAAAGATAGTTTGCCCCTGTCTGAGCACCTGGGAGCTAACCCTGGGCAGAAATTATATACATGTGAAGCCTGTGGAAAACATCACCAACAACAGAAACAGCAACATGGAGAGGAACCTTTCAGGATGGACAGGGCCTCCTTTGTGAAGAGCTGCAGGCTCCACATGTCAAAGAAGCCCTTCCCATGCTGGAAATTTGTGAAGGACTTCCCGGAGAGCTCAGGCCTTCTCCAGCACCAGGTCACTCACAGCAAAGAGAAGCCACAAAAAGACACTGAGTATGTGGAGGCCTTTCACAGTGGACAAAGGCATTACAAGTGTAGCgaatgtgggaaggcctttaATTGCAAATATAGACTTGTCCTGCACCTGAGAGTccacactggagaaaggccttatgagtgcagtgaatgtgggaaagccttcagttaCAAACATATCCTTGTTCAGCACCAGAGAGTccacactggagaaaggccttatgaatgcagtgaatgtgggaagTTCTTTAGCCAAAGTTCCAGTCTTGTTGAAcaccagagaattcacactggagcaAAGCCTTAtgaatgcagtgaatgtgggaaattCTTTACCTCAAACTCCAACCTCATTAAACACCAGAGAGTTCACACTGGAACAAGGCCTTATGAgtgcagtgaatgtgggaaattCTTTAACCAAAGCCCTAGCCTCATTAAACATCAGAGAGTTCACACTGGTGAAAGGCCTTACGAGTGTAGTGAATGTGGTAAATTATTTCTCCAAAGCTCTAGCCTCATTAAGCATAAGAGAGTTCACACTGGAGCAAGACCTTATAAATGCCTTGGATGTGGGAAATTATTTAGCCAAAGCTTTGGCCTAACTCAACACCAGAGAATTCACACAAGAGAAAGACCTTATGGGTGTAATGAGTATGGAGACTCTATCCAAAACACCCAACTTATTCAGCACCAAGAACTTCACACCAAAGACTTGATGTATGTAGTTCATGTAGGAAAGTCCTTAGTCAGTTCTCTGATCTGA